Below is a genomic region from Nilaparvata lugens isolate BPH chromosome 3, ASM1435652v1, whole genome shotgun sequence.
tttccatgtttcaaaatcaactgaaaactaaatcgaaataaacataatattccatcagctgctcccaTTTCCCTTCAagatgtcattacatgacacaagacaaacctattgatattgatagatcacaagtaaatactaaagttgtcaatttggatagaaataaaattaagttaaatgttagtttacatccaaatttccatccctaagcttttggtttcaagctaagatcagaaagaaatcatataatggtagtcaataatcaaagtgattgaactctattcagatttatgcaaattcacattcaaatgatcccacttcaatatttatgatagtaaagtttaggacatgagaaatcagctacaataaatgttatactagctattatgaatggactctcatgtatgaatggacttccttggaagaaagaatcagtggattggcagcttttacacttttggataagtgaaacgaaaagtaagcgacaggctatgccaaaaattccagaataagcaagagatccatggataccagagtcatcaaattccgaatcaacttaatttggaatttaatcttcaattgcatcaagcaaaaacaaaaataacatgatcactgctaatttgataactgttaacaagaaatattaattgccaatgaataaagtcgaggttGACTCTTGAACCCCGCCCAATATTATACAAAGTTCGCAGCAAttggactactattctacagagcacttccaacacatcaatgattaatcgaatgatttgactcaatagttttcatgccaagttgtggcctaatctcaaaaacgattataacaattttggtagaatttagattataaatggttcacaaaaataatcttatctttcaattcccgtagcgaagcacgggcgCCCCGctagtaatatataaatatgtagACGATAGAGAGGAAGTACTAGTGAACCGAGCTCACCTCATCAGCTCACACTTTACCTTGAGCAATATTGAGCTCGCTGTTGATGTTGCGGATGTAGGGTTCGCCATTGGAGCGACTGAGGTGGCCACGTGCCACGTTGCCGGCGAGCAGAGACACGTGCGACGCGGACCGCTTCACCGTCGCCGGTCCCGCCTTGGAGCGCTTGTCCTCGCTGCCGAACGACGAGCGCCTCGCGAGTCGCGGCTCGAAGCGACGCGGAACCGACTTCGGAATCCGAAACACTGAGTTCTCGCGTGTCTCGCTTTTCTTCTCGTTGACTGCTGCCGATGACGTGACTGAATCGTCTTCAAACACTTCTACCGGTTTCTTACCACCACTTTCCTGGTAGGTCATTATCACAAAATTATCCAAAACATTTCCCCTCACATCAGGCTGTTTTGGTTTCTGTGAATTATCAATCAACCTACAAATATTATCTCCTTCAACCTTTGTTTTCTTCTCACTTCTATCAACGTGCACTTTATCTTGAACGACTCTCAGATTCTCTTTGTTCTCCATGTCACCATTTAGTATAACATCATTACTCCTAACTTTCTCCTGTTCAACATGCTTAATCAAATCAGGCTTGGCGCTTTGTTCCAGCAAACACCCCACTTTATCTTGGTTGTTATCATTTAGTTTGTTAGCTACGATTTCATTAACAAGACCTCCCACTTTATCTTCGTTGTTATCATTAAGTTTGTTAGCTACGATTTCTTGAACAGTCTTATTATGTTTGTTGACTAGTTTGGAAGTGTCTTGATTGTGATCTTTGGGAGAGTCAACGTTGACTAGGTCGGGCTCGGGAGGCCGAAACACGTCGGTGAGGTTGCCGATGGTGACTGTGTCGAAGACGGTCATGACTGGCGAGGAGGTTTCGTCGCGGAAGGTGGGGGGAGCCGGCAGTCGGTACTCCCAGTCCAGCGACTCGGGGCCTGACTCGAACGGCCTCTGAGTCGGACTCGGCGGCGGCAGAGTCACCTCAGTCAGAGTCAGCGCCACTCCCTCCTCATCGCCCATCCCGGACTCCAGACTCGTGTGGTCCCGCATTGCATTCTGGAATATCCTGTCGATTTCCTCATCATCCATTCTCAGGTCTGAAGTGCTTGATTCGGTCTTCGTTTCTGTGTCAGCTTCTGTGAATTATGGAAACAATagaaacattaattttatttgaataaacagATCATAAAATGACTGTAGTGTGAGCCAGAATAGAATAAATCCTAGTAGGATCAAACACTTTGAAGCAGTCAGGTTCATACagttatgataattatatcatcAAACCCCAGTTTCTTATGAAAATCGCTGAATTTACCTATGCTACTGCTAATAATGCTCACATAAATCTATGACTTGTGTGGGATTAGATATGATGCAAAACTCACAAACAAAGTGAGAATCTAACCTACAACCGCTAAATTAATAGCATACTGAtgtgaaacttatagaaaataGTTATTCTCACCCTTGAAACTgtcgaattatttgaattgtattaTAATCACATTCGTTTCGTCATTGACAAATCTGTATAAGCTATGGCTAGAACTGATGTTATTCAGTTGTACAAACTGTAGTCATACCCTCTGTGTATTGATTAAACCTTAGTAATTtcttagttataataataataataataatatcgagtgatctggctggctcaggtgtcagaattttcaggtcgcaactgatcaatttcagggcctttAACAGGACTTAATAACTGCTTAATAATGAGAAACTTCTGACATGAGAAGAGATGTGATGTCCAGTTGGTTCATTAATTTCCTTAACCGCATGCAAGTATTTACAACCTCAACCACATCATCACAGTGTCCACCACAGCACAAATGTTGTGGTGGAAAATTACAAGACTACTAACTTTAAGATTTTCAACTAACGTTAACTTATTAATTACTACTCGTAGATGGCATTGATTATACTGCATTGAGTATAGAAGTCATGtactttgaaattgaaatatttatagtacCTATTTATTATACATTTAATTACTACTATAGCTTGGCTAATATTTAGACCTACCTAGATGTATTgataattgtaattattgttaattttactTTATACTTGATGAAGATTCTCAGTTCAAGGCAATCGATATTCTCATAATAGATCATTGTTATCAATGTTATCTTGAAACACAATTATAAATGAGTATCTTCCAGATGTCTGAATAATAGAAACAAACGAAATAGTCTTCGGAATCAAATACTCTTGAatcgaaaatatatttttcaatcctCTATTTGAACTGTATAATGCAAAAAAAATCCATGCTGTTCTACTACTAATCAAGTTGATCAAAAGTTTGTGAGTACTTTCAAAACGTATTAATTTCAAGATCATGTCTAAATGAAAATCGTATCTACAAAAGTGTGTTtaagaaagagagaagatagaGAAAATACATGCAGACCTGTATTGGCACATGCGAGGGAAGAACACTCCGGAAGGCACTCTGCATTCGGCCAGCGTCCCAGCTGAGTCTTGGGGAAGTCGGCAACTTCGTTCAGGTTGCCCACCGAAAAGTTGCGACCCTTCTCATCAGGCAGCATCTCACTGTTTCGAGAACTGTTCTCCACCAGACCATCCTCCGACAAAGAACTCTTCACCTTTTTCACATTCGGCGTCGATGAGGTTGGAACTGATAGTGACGAAGCAGTAACGGAAATGACTTTGTCTGGAGGACACACTTCCTCCTGTATTTGAAACACTTCCTGGCATTCACTACTCATTGATTCGTTAGCAACAGCACTAATGAGACAATCCTTGCAAACATCGACTGGATCGTCTACGTTTCCCGAATCAACTTTACCAACCTCTTTTTCACATGTTGATTTGTTTTCTCCTAAACTATCGTGACGGGTGTCAGTTTTGGCCACAGATTCACAGTTAATAATTGGATCCACCCCATTCACACGCACTGTTTCTTGTGAATTACCTATTTTGTTAGTTTGTTGACTATCTGAGACATCATCATCCATTGCTAACCGATTATTTACAACATTATTTAGTGGTTCAGTCGATGTAGAAACAACAACTGATTGACTAGATCGTGGCTTTGGTAAAGGTGCCGGACGTTTTTTCCTACTTCTAACAGGCTTTGGTTTATTTACAACTTGACTACAGATAGTGGAATTAGTAGAGTCTGAGCAACCATCACCAACTAGGTCTacagaggaagaagaggagagcaCTGATGAGGCAGCGTCGTCGCCGTCGCCATCATCCACACAATCCGCCGTCTCGAAGATCGTCCTAGGTTTTGGTTTGGGAAGCTCTACTGTTCACAATCGAGGATTACACCAGGATGAGGGATGACAATTATTTTGTTGAGTTTTAGCAAATTCACAGGCAGGTGTGCAGAGGGGAGgcaggaaaaaagagaaaatacaaaatattagtGAAAgggtaataattattgagagttATAAATACATCAACTACTAAAATACTACAGTCAATTATTACTGAATTAATTACGGGGCGGGAAGAACATCAAGCAGACACATTTAACATCTCCAATGCATGATTAATCCAAAACTTTCAAcagtaaaatttataatttcataattttaataGGTAAGTTTGAAAAGAGACCATTAGATAGAATGAGTATGGAATATTACAAAATCTATACTTGCTgagatcaatatttttgaataatcaagGACAATAACTCATTTAGATAGTTTCTACGTTCATCTTTAAAAATGTCtctaaaaatatgtttatatcAGTAAAGAGGAATAgattacaattatttattggagAACTATCAAGATCAGGATGAAATACGGCATTGCTGAAAGGAACTAACAAATGTATCAGCTTTTCGAGCACTAGATAGTTTAATATAACTATCATTATGTTGCATGCAGGTTATAACTGTACAAAGCTTCACATACTCTAGCTTTTCTGAAACAATTCTTACTTCAATTAACACCAATTGAGTTCAGTTCCTACACAGAACGAATACTTCTACATATGAATAGTTCAAATAGAGAAACTACTGTCTATTTTCGACAATAACGTATAGGTACCAACGAACTAACCCAAATAATAACTTCTAAGGTACAGGATTCATCAACTATTCGGTTCTTACCAACACGAAAAGATGGCGACTAAATCACTTATCATACCACATGCAAATCTACAACAACTCAAAGGAGTTAGTTACAAGTGCTAAGTAGTGTATTACTTTCTTACTGTGATAAGGTGACTTCTTtaaattctatattctattaaattaatattaattgatttcatGTTGTGTTTCAATAAAAGTGAAAGCACGTTATTTATTACACCCTAATCACTAATCATcggtattattcaattttagaaataatgtaattcagaatattaaaattttaaaactcaagTGGAATGAGATTCCTAATCAACACATCACTGTGATTAATCAACACATGATTAATTTAGAGATTCTATACCTGGCTAATATGACATTACTCTGATATTATAGATACAAGAGATTGtagtttcatattatttttaaacatATTCCTCTTGACGTGTATCTAATTCTGGAGCAGAAACTATGCTGTTCAGCTTTTCAACGAATTTGTTCCATGACTCAATAGACTCTCGGCGATCGACCAGTAAGCCGGCAGGTGGAGGCGCTAAcagattgcatttgatcggcAACCTTGGTGTACTGCGAAGGGAAAACCGTTGGGCCAAATGCGGTTGGCCGCCTTTGGTGGTGTCAGCCACAGAGTGTGACCTCTTCAAAGACTTCGACGCATCAACGACTGAGTTGTCAGTTTCTTTACGGTACGATTTAGATCCGAGAAGACGCTTGAAAGTACCAACCTTCAGATCATAATCATTGGTGGTTACGTCATCTGATTTCTCAAAGCTATCATTAGTAATTCGACTAGATTCATTGACTGGATTGTGTTGATGAGAAGAATTGATAATAGAGTTATCATTGTTGATTGAATTGACATCATGAAAAGCATTAATATTATTGGTGATTTTGAAGGGCCTTGGAACCAAATTGAGTATAGAGCTCTGAAAATTGCCTCTTGTGCCCATAGTTTCTGACTTTGATGTGGTATCTAAGTCTTGAGTATAGTCTATATTACTATGAGATATGagatcattttcatttttcacgcTACTCAATCCAATTGGTGATGGAGGTACGGGATTTTCATCTAATGTCTTACTATTCAATGGTTTGAATTTATTAGAATCAAATCTAGTGATGGAGCCTTCTGAGCTCAATATGAATGATCTAAGTGGAGAGGAGGGAATTATTGCATTGTCTTCCATATCCATAAAATCCTGAGCGAACTCATCCTCTAATTTGGGGGTTTCCAATTTGCTACATGTTTCACTATTTTCGAACAGTAGCTGATTATTATTGATGCCTTGAGTTGTAATTTTGGTATTGATCgacaaatttgatgatttcctTTTCATAGGGGAATTAAGTTTTTGATTACGgaaactgaaatttgataaatcaatgtcTACACTCTTCAAACTTTGACTACGATCAATGGTATTTTTCTCTGTGAAAGTTGAAAGGCTAACACTCTTTTGTCTATAACTGTGACTTTTTAGAAGGGTGGTCCCCATTTTTGGGCTAGGTCTATTACCGCGACAAATTGGAgaagtgtttttgttttttagaATGCCAGTAATGCTAGGAGAAAGATTCGGATTTTTTTGTGGGATGAATTTGCTACTATCATCgcgaaaattgatattttccacTCCAGAATGAACTACAACATCTtcgattttattatttctatcacTAGAGATAGAGCTGATAGAATGTTTTGGAGTAGATCTATTACTTCTATTGATGGGAGAAATTTGATTTGAGGATGTATAATCTTCGTAACTGTCTTCCATTTCAGAATGCACCAGTGCAcgttcaataaatttattattgtttggaaggtaatatttttgtttgttagaGCGAGTTTCTTCATGTGCAAAAACAAGATTATCAAATTCGAACACAATAGTGTCACCGTCACCAACGACATTAGGATTCTCTTCTTCGAGTGTATTAAATGAGTGATTGGATAAGGATAGAGACATACCTGAGGGTGTGTTTTGGAGCAGGTCGAAAGAGGGACAGAGATGCGACGGAGCGGGAAGGTCGTCTACAGTGTCGGGGGTGCACACACTACTGCTACTGCTACCAACGTCGGAGTGCTGGGGGTGGAGTGTGGAGCGGAGGGTGGCTGGGAGGGTGGATGACTTCCTGGATGTGTCATCTAGGGGTGACTGTGGGCTACTAATGTCCTTCTGCCGCTCCTCTGACACCGACGACATTTTCAATGGCCTGGCCATGGGCGGAGCGGGAGCCGCCTTTTTCTTGCGACCTatatcaacaaattttatccACAATAAAGACTCCACAGACATACAAATGTATTTACCAAAAAATTCGCTTCAAAATAAAATAGGGTGAAAATTTTACAAGAAATATATTTCGAATTTGTATtcgtaaataataaattctgaaccccaagaataaatcattttttgGTAATACAAATCAATAGAATTAAAACTTTACGATGagtaacaaattattattagaatactaGAATACGACTTCCTCTCTATCACCTTGAAAAATAACTAATTTACATGtttgatgaaataaaatgaatatataatacTGGAGCTGAATACTAGATAGCTTCAAGTTGGTAGTTTGAATATAAAAGGAGCCCTTTGCACAagtaaaaaccttaatttacaCATAATCTATAAGAATTTTATCTTGTTTACATGGTTAGACATTTTTGAAACCATAATAGAGTATGATTCGATGAAACGTACTATCGACTGAAAGACTGGACGGAGAAGCTAAGGGCCAGGATGTCCACATAAGCAAGTATATGGGAAGAAAGATCAATTGAGTTGAACTTTTAGTAGTTTAATCAAACTGTGATTGATGTTATGCAAATTCAAAATAGGTAAAGGAAAATAAAGTATTATACATGCATTGATTGACGATTAGATGAGTGaatataaataactaataaGTTGACATGGTATGGCTGCGACATAGAAATAACTAGAATTTCAATTAAGGCAATTAAAAACGATCTTAGAGAACATGgcatttatttgaattgaatgtatGGTTTACCTATGGCAATGAGGGATGTGGAGGACGTGCTGTGAGTTTTGATGCTCCTTGGCACAGCCGAGTTGACGGCCGTCGTCAAGTTGGACAGAGACCTCGACAGAGCTCCGCCAGATTTCACGTTGCTCGTTGACTCCAGGTTGCTTTCGTTGCTCGGTAGTTTACTTCTTCTCGGTAAAGAGTCTGGTAAGCTAAAAATTAATGTAAGCAGAACCgaaattgataaatttccaacatattttggaaataCAGTGCATGAACATTAAAAACGGAGATGGATTAAGTAGTGTTGTAATTAATTAATGACGATATAGTGGTCAGGAGTGAAATGAAAAGGCGATTTGATAGGCGTGGAATCGAttttatttttggaaaatgaaacaattttcaatatggaGGATAAGTTCAACACTTTTTGACAACAATAAACCGGAATTTGAGTGTcattgtaatttgaaaaaacgGAAGGGTAActacaaataaatcaataattttgaaaatatatttcacactgggataaaattattcaaacatgAAGAATATTCCAAAGCGAAGTTGAAATTGTTCAATGGACTTTTCAAAACGGTGATAATGAATATATCATTTCTTTCGCAATACACGATCTGGGAGCTTTTTCCAATCACGtttgatgaatttcaagaaTCTGATCCGAAATGCAAGACATAGAAAaagaacagaaaaatattcatcatgTTAATACTCAGGATAAATGTAACATTTTCAAGTTAACTAGAATTTAGAGGTCTATCAAGTTTTGCAgttcagaattattattattgatctcGAGCCTCGTTATCAAGTATATAGATTTATAATCTATCAAGTTAAATTGCAAAAGTAATAGAATGAAAAACTATGAAATGGAGATTACTGCaatcaataattaatgtagGATGGACTTAATTAATGGACAATTAAAAGGATgactaaaaatacaaaaatcaatagcatttgaaaatattctaatgaataatgaatgacaGGTGAGAGAGTAGAACAAATTTTTTGATAGAGATTATTAGTTCTAAATGTACCTAATTCCTTCAAAATGTACAATCTCTTTGAATAATAAAGAGTGAGTCATAATTgaacatatattttttgaatattcctGGCTATAAAACAACTGCTCTTGAATGAATCAACTGTTAGTACAGTATTTATAGAAGGGATCCGAGACAAGTCATTCATTTTTACTGTCGTCTGATCGTctcttatattttttcatcatatacCATAGGCATAATAGGCCCAATATTATGCATATTATGCCTAATAATAGAAGTAAAATGCTCTTTTTATAAAAGAGTCACTGctttgataatttttgtttcaatgaTCTAAACTTCTACTAAATAAACACACCATTCTTCTTGATTGCAAGttctattccactcaattatCTATTTGCTTACGAAGTTATGATGCGCATCTATCTAGTTCATCCAACTTGtctatttacattaaaatttcTTTATCGTCTCTTAAATGTTTTTCCATTTCGAGATTTTCTATGTTATGGGGGTTATGGTTTCCCTCGCATCATTACAGATTATAATTCTCTAATTAATTGTTCGCTGGGCTTTTCAATAGGCACTCAAGATCAAATCTGTCAATGTAGGGCTAGCTacacaaacatcgatttttgttcgtacgattttttgccgtccttatacaaatcctattagattgaacagatgatgtttgtcgaGTTCCGTTCAATTTGATAGCATTCATAAggcgaccaaaaatcgatgtgtgtgtaactggcttaagaTCACAGCCTATTCTCGTATTTGCTAGACCCAGCCAGAAAAATAAAAGCGATATGttcagtgagattcactttaaactgtcagaattcttTACACAACTATATTCCCAATTACCTGTAATAATTTTGGATAGATATCAAAATATCTCACCAGCAACAGTATCTGTATTCCCTATTCAATCAATAGTGCAACTCTTATAgcccattcaatcaatcaatccgtgtttcggatggacacgttaagtcgtcggtcccggctgcctaaaaagcaatCGTCAAGttatgtcagaggccctgaaattgatcagttgcgacctgaaaactctgacacgcgacctgagccagccaggtcactcgatatttatttttttttttattcaattaataccCGTACTAACAGTTTGAAGTGACTCTCACAATAGAATGGAAACAGACTCACCTGTTGTTAGTGCTTTCGGTACTCTAATAACATAAATTCTTCCATTCAACCAAAATAagtttttattgtattgtaacgCTGAATTTTATTATGAGTTTTATGAATGTATGTGTGTGGgggataatttttatttttaaacaaaacTGACAGTTTAGGGTGAATCTCACTATGGCAGGGGGTTTGGACTGACCTATTGTTAGTGCTTTCAGGACTCTCACTGAGCACGGAGGCCTCGTGATAGCCGCTGCTGTCAGAGCTGTTGCGTGAGTGGCAGATGACCGTAGCACCCTGGCTCGGTTGGCTGGCCTCCACTGCCGGATTGCTGttgatgttgttgttgttcttgttGACAACATTGTTGACAGTGTTGTTgaggttgttgttgttgttgacggGGGGCTTTGGTGCGGGGCGCCGCTTGCGCAGGGGCCGGTGGGGCACCGGGGGGACGAGGGGCGGGGGCGACGCCGAAGACTCGTCCGATCTTGTTGGGGACAGGCTGCGGCCTCCCAGACTACCGCTGCTCAGGCTTCCTTCGCACTGCAATCAAATGTAAAGATACATTCCcatgaataaaatggaataaaatttaaagaTAAATTCCAATGTAAAGATACGATTCCACTACATTTTTGTACAAGTATTACATTGAAGTGTCATAgaagtattgaaaaaataatttggataaaattgttgataaaaatactAGTATGTAATCAGTAGATTTCGGAATTTTGTGTTTTATACAGAGATAAGACACCaaatatttaatgaattttaatttctaatttattcaaaacttctactaatataatatattatgtaagcTTATGGTAATTTAGTGAGAAGATTTTTTCCACTTTAAATTTCTCTTTTCTAGTAAGAGTAGAATGATTACGTTTTGAAGTTCTACCAAAACGAATAAGGTATTGGTGAGATTGATCTCTCACCGGAGTACTTACAATAGCATACCTTTTGTTTAGAGATTGCAGAAATCCCCAGCTGAGAA
It encodes:
- the LOC111048077 gene encoding putative mediator of RNA polymerase II transcription subunit 26 isoform X2, producing the protein MNVLCLKLRARRTWVPSPPPPNIPTTKPAPGLANRMTISRHKQTENMSPPLQITEDTPPDMLAGSMDLCVVLPNGKDVRMSVERSTPMMDLLVQVTTANKISPAGHVIQAIGERGVMPYKPSTPIGALDTWTIYIVPKNQVGQIAGRKGYYKSVNQPFEQTFRLQVHLPRNQLYVSRISPKTRVSEILRQVCSEKNLDPSKYSLRHPVNLDQVLAGSCSLADYKLQEVALVSNRSRPVSGVSTVDIMALQQQRPVHATANHRSCEGSLSSGSLGGRSLSPTRSDESSASPPPLVPPVPHRPLRKRRPAPKPPVNNNNNLNNTVNNVVNKNNNNINSNPAVEASQPSQGATVICHSRNSSDSSGYHEASVLSESPESTNNSLPDSLPRRSKLPSNESNLESTSNVKSGGALSRSLSNLTTAVNSAVPRSIKTHSTSSTSLIAIGRKKKAAPAPPMARPLKMSSVSEERQKDISSPQSPLDDTSRKSSTLPATLRSTLHPQHSDVGSSSSSVCTPDTVDDLPAPSHLCPSFDLLQNTPSELPKPKPRTIFETADCVDDGDGDDAASSVLSSSSSVDLVGDGCSDSTNSTICSQVVNKPKPVRSRKKRPAPLPKPRSSQSVVVSTSTEPLNNVVNNRLAMDDDVSDSQQTNKIGNSQETVRVNGVDPIINCESVAKTDTRHDSLGENKSTCEKEVGKVDSGNVDDPVDVCKDCLISAVANESMSSECQEVFQIQEEVCPPDKVISVTASSLSVPTSSTPNVKKVKSSLSEDGLVENSSRNSEMLPDEKGRNFSVGNLNEVADFPKTQLGRWPNAECLPECSSLACANTEADTETKTESSTSDLRMDDEEIDRIFQNAMRDHTSLESGMGDEEGVALTLTEVTLPPPSPTQRPFESGPESLDWEYRLPAPPTFRDETSSPVMTVFDTVTIGNLTDVFRPPEPDLVNVDSPKDHNQDTSKLVNKHNKTVQEIVANKLNDNNEDKVGGLVNEIVANKLNDNNQDKVGCLLEQSAKPDLIKHVEQEKVRSNDVILNGDMENKENLRVVQDKVHVDRSEKKTKVEGDNICRLIDNSQKPKQPDVRGNVLDNFVIMTYQESGGKKPVEVFEDDSVTSSAAVNEKKSETRENSVFRIPKSVPRRFEPRLARRSSFGSEDKRSKAGPATVKRSASHVSLLAGNVARGHLSRSNGEPYIRNINSELNIAQGDEEKSKLADWRNSGSVGLQSLQVLRSILPQLNNSHDSINADNDDYIDNRNPDIRVASDLHDKFERSHSEEVSSSERYALHAAPAPAVSFATWNERPKRQVSIKTDRDYCYGINKLKSHAFDQRDTTEPKQSVVNFSSDMRHNDLDKPDIIKHSSADLSHVPVVRAVELKKKPYFSSSCVDVTDLGRCGFFHGRSYENLSCLDNSATFSKSSTLKPTAVSSKESFKSQQSVSTEEEASSYSGVNSLLRKFGQQKPTSTNRPVSCYLYGSGAYNNNKLEENSVPRQTTGNTSRVMLNSDKRFTSVVGINNDEAGSNSVPRKEFTSQYEKPTSRVMVNGTSHNDDRFVNNSKDVKNAVNSSLEFIKAQSKISSGGFVLESPTRKIETDIPVAQSTTSPPPTAVPAKSILKPSKVNKPQSSGGIPPPPPVMPTLKPVGERRQTRTLPRVETDPRDQLLESIRNFGGLKSLKKSSSK
- the LOC111048077 gene encoding putative mediator of RNA polymerase II transcription subunit 26 isoform X4, giving the protein MALQQQRPVHATANHRSCEGSLSSGSLGGRSLSPTRSDESSASPPPLVPPVPHRPLRKRRPAPKPPVNNNNNLNNTVNNVVNKNNNNINSNPAVEASQPSQGATVICHSRNSSDSSGYHEASVLSESPESTNNSLPDSLPRRSKLPSNESNLESTSNVKSGGALSRSLSNLTTAVNSAVPRSIKTHSTSSTSLIAIGRKKKAAPAPPMARPLKMSSVSEERQKDISSPQSPLDDTSRKSSTLPATLRSTLHPQHSDVGSSSSSVCTPDTVDDLPAPSHLCPSFDLLQNTPSVELPKPKPRTIFETADCVDDGDGDDAASSVLSSSSSVDLVGDGCSDSTNSTICSQVVNKPKPVRSRKKRPAPLPKPRSSQSVVVSTSTEPLNNVVNNRLAMDDDVSDSQQTNKIGNSQETVRVNGVDPIINCESVAKTDTRHDSLGENKSTCEKEVGKVDSGNVDDPVDVCKDCLISAVANESMSSECQEVFQIQEEVCPPDKVISVTASSLSVPTSSTPNVKKVKSSLSEDGLVENSSRNSEMLPDEKGRNFSVGNLNEVADFPKTQLGRWPNAECLPECSSLACANTEADTETKTESSTSDLRMDDEEIDRIFQNAMRDHTSLESGMGDEEGVALTLTEVTLPPPSPTQRPFESGPESLDWEYRLPAPPTFRDETSSPVMTVFDTVTIGNLTDVFRPPEPDLVNVDSPKDHNQDTSKLVNKHNKTVQEIVANKLNDNNEDKVGGLVNEIVANKLNDNNQDKVGCLLEQSAKPDLIKHVEQEKVRSNDVILNGDMENKENLRVVQDKVHVDRSEKKTKVEGDNICRLIDNSQKPKQPDVRGNVLDNFVIMTYQESGGKKPVEVFEDDSVTSSAAVNEKKSETRENSVFRIPKSVPRRFEPRLARRSSFGSEDKRSKAGPATVKRSASHVSLLAGNVARGHLSRSNGEPYIRNINSELNIAQGDEEKSKLADWRNSGSVGLQSLQVLRSILPQLNNSHDSINADNDDYIDNRNPDIRVASDLHDKFERSHSEEVSSSERYALHAAPAPAVSFATWNERPKRQVSIKTDRDYCYGINKLKSHAFDQRDTTEPKQSVVNFSSDMRHNDLDKPDIIKHSSADLSHVPVVRAVELKKKPYFSSSCVDVTDLGRCGFFHGRSYENLSCLDNSATFSKSSTLKPTAVSSKESFKSQQSVSTEEEASSYSGVNSLLRKFGQQKPTSTNRPVSCYLYGSGAYNNNKLEENSVPRQTTGNTSRVMLNSDKRFTSVVGINNDEAGSNSVPRKEFTSQYEKPTSRVMVNGTSHNDDRFVNNSKDVKNAVNSSLEFIKAQSKISSGGFVLESPTRKIETDIPVAQSTTSPPPTAVPAKSILKPSKVNKPQSSGGIPPPPPVMPTLKPVGERRQTRTLPRVETDPRDQLLESIRNFGGLKSLKKSSSK